Proteins from a single region of Sphingomonas morindae:
- a CDS encoding LysR family transcriptional regulator, with amino-acid sequence MVQQSRTIDLHELRVFASVVRQGGITAAARALDVSKSTISMQITRLEARLGVRLVERTSRRVALTREGEQLLPRIQSILAEADYLLEDMDRARTSPRGLVRIAVPPAFGGALLGHLVPAIAERYPDIELAVEPSYDLDDVQDPAFDFAVRVGQVGDDGLIADRVGSFARILVGSAEAAMLPSDIAMLDTVPLLAFSGSSTRVSWQLRKTDGSGGEIVLDCSAKVAVRDFDLLLRLVRAGQGVTMVPAFMVRQELASGRLVHLFPEWASPEVDVLLAYRIGASRISRVAAVLDEARKAALRVLAGEV; translated from the coding sequence GTGGTTCAACAAAGCCGAACGATCGATCTGCACGAACTGCGCGTCTTCGCGAGTGTCGTTCGCCAGGGCGGCATCACGGCCGCCGCACGGGCGCTGGACGTGTCCAAGTCGACGATCTCGATGCAGATCACACGCCTCGAGGCACGACTGGGCGTCCGTCTGGTTGAGCGGACATCACGCCGTGTTGCGCTGACGCGTGAGGGCGAGCAGCTGTTGCCGCGCATACAGTCGATTCTTGCCGAGGCCGACTACCTGCTCGAGGATATGGATCGGGCCCGAACGTCGCCGCGTGGCCTGGTGCGGATCGCGGTGCCGCCTGCCTTCGGCGGAGCGCTGCTTGGGCACCTCGTTCCGGCAATCGCCGAGCGTTATCCAGACATCGAGCTGGCGGTCGAACCCAGCTACGATCTCGACGACGTTCAGGACCCGGCTTTCGACTTCGCGGTCCGGGTTGGGCAGGTCGGAGACGATGGGCTGATCGCGGACAGGGTCGGATCGTTCGCGCGTATCCTTGTCGGGTCAGCAGAAGCGGCCATGCTGCCTTCCGATATCGCGATGCTCGATACGGTGCCGCTCCTTGCCTTCTCGGGTTCATCGACGCGGGTGAGTTGGCAGTTGCGGAAGACAGACGGCTCCGGAGGCGAGATCGTGCTGGACTGCTCGGCCAAGGTCGCGGTCCGCGACTTTGACCTGCTGCTGCGTCTGGTTCGGGCGGGCCAGGGGGTCACGATGGTGCCGGCGTTCATGGTGCGCCAGGAGCTCGCGAGCGGGCGGCTCGTGCATCTTTTCCCCGAATGGGCGTCGCCGGAGGTCGATGTCTTGCTGGCCTACCGTATCGGCGCGAGCCGTATCAGCAGGGTCGCGGCAGTATTGGACGAAGCCCGAAAAGCAGCCCTGCGGGTGCTTGCCGGTGAGGTCTGA
- a CDS encoding SDR family NAD(P)-dependent oxidoreductase produces the protein MAKVLMTGGNGAFGGLAARAVLGAGHQLAAAMRDPGGRNAQPAAALRALGATVVEIDVTDDGSVAKGSADAIEALGGLDILVNIAGVGTHGLSEGYGSAQLSRLFDLNVIGVHRMMRAVLPTLRRQQAGLVINISSLLGRLSLPFYGPYSATKFALESLSDTYRAEVSQFGVDVVLLEPGGFKTTWIEALVHPEDTARLAEYGAFAEAPAQTLAQVEAMLDAKPEQDPAKVAEAILALVDAPAGARPQRTTVDFIGMAQSVEMINGAAMQATTGVYQAFGCDDLLTLKVR, from the coding sequence ATGGCCAAGGTTTTGATGACGGGCGGCAACGGGGCGTTTGGCGGGCTCGCTGCCCGGGCCGTGCTTGGGGCGGGCCACCAGCTGGCCGCTGCCATGCGCGATCCCGGCGGGCGTAACGCACAGCCTGCTGCCGCCCTGCGCGCGCTCGGCGCGACGGTGGTCGAGATAGACGTTACCGACGACGGCAGTGTGGCCAAAGGCTCGGCCGACGCCATCGAGGCGCTCGGTGGCCTCGACATCCTCGTCAACATCGCCGGCGTCGGCACGCACGGCTTGAGCGAGGGCTACGGCTCGGCTCAGCTTTCGCGCTTGTTCGACCTCAACGTGATCGGTGTCCACCGCATGATGCGGGCCGTGTTGCCGACGCTGCGCCGGCAGCAGGCCGGACTCGTCATCAACATATCAAGCCTGCTCGGGCGGCTGTCGCTGCCCTTCTATGGCCCGTACAGTGCGACCAAGTTCGCGCTGGAGAGCCTGAGCGATACCTACCGGGCCGAAGTGTCGCAATTCGGCGTCGATGTGGTCCTGCTCGAACCCGGTGGGTTCAAGACCACCTGGATCGAGGCGCTTGTCCATCCCGAGGACACGGCACGCCTTGCTGAGTATGGCGCCTTTGCAGAAGCACCCGCGCAGACGCTGGCCCAGGTCGAAGCTATGCTCGATGCCAAGCCCGAGCAGGATCCGGCCAAGGTGGCCGAGGCGATCCTGGCGCTGGTTGACGCACCGGCTGGCGCGCGGCCGCAGCGGACCACGGTCGACTTCATCGGCATGGCGCAATCGGTCGAGATGATCAACGGAGCCGCGATGCAGGCGACGACCGGTGTCTACCAGGCGTTCGGCTGTGACGACCTGCTCACACTTAAGGTGCGATAG